One Thermodesulfobacteriota bacterium DNA window includes the following coding sequences:
- a CDS encoding FeoA family protein — MMEVVRLNELEIGEKGKITRIRNRGEISRRIRDMGVVPGTLVEVETKATLGDPIEIKVKGYHLTLRGHEAADVEVERIQGVK, encoded by the coding sequence ATGATGGAAGTTGTACGGTTGAACGAATTGGAGATAGGAGAAAAGGGCAAAATAACCAGAATACGCAATAGGGGTGAGATAAGTCGTCGTATCCGGGATATGGGTGTCGTGCCAGGTACTCTCGTGGAAGTGGAAACTAAGGCAACACTGGGTGACCCCATCGAGATCAAGGTAAAGGGGTATCATTTAACCCTTCGGGGTCATGAGGCTGCAGACGTAGAAGTGGAAAGGATACAAGGGGTTAAGTAA
- a CDS encoding transcriptional repressor, with protein sequence MDEIEVFRNYIKESGLRNTPEREVVIKEIFSTHDHFDVDTLYLRLKNKKKHISKASVYRTIPLLIESGLIKEVFFEDGHMHYEHVYGHEHHCHFRCLGCRRVIEFKQDEVLDIQERFSRNHRFEVTGHRLELLGYCLDCLEKEGKN encoded by the coding sequence ATGGACGAAATAGAGGTCTTCAGGAACTATATAAAGGAGAGTGGACTAAGGAATACGCCTGAAAGAGAGGTAGTCATAAAGGAAATATTTTCAACACATGACCACTTCGATGTGGATACCCTTTATCTTCGCTTAAAAAACAAGAAGAAACATATATCGAAGGCATCTGTATATAGAACGATTCCTCTCCTTATTGAAAGCGGTTTGATTAAAGAGGTCTTCTTTGAAGATGGCCATATGCATTACGAACATGTATACGGGCATGAGCATCACTGTCACTTTCGATGTCTTGGCTGTAGAAGGGTCATTGAATTCAAACAGGATGAGGTCTTAGACATTCAAGAGAGATTCTCAAGGAATCACAGATTTGAAGTGACCGGTCATAGACTGGAGCTTTTAGGGTACTGTTTGGACTGCCTGGAGAAGGAAGGTAAAAATTGA
- a CDS encoding transcriptional repressor, which yields MENEHKEIYHQFKVIFEQEGIDRIGERLRILDVFLDLEDHPTAAELTSVLKGKGLDFSEDFVSENLKLFTRFGFANEKDFKDQPPRYEHLHLGSHHDHLVCIRCGKILEFYDPEIETLQAQLARKKGFHDLQHRMEIYGLCSDCFGKREPIMPLTMVSPGEKVRIEAFNSGRGIARRLTDMGLNIGTEVQVISKGSPGPFLIAVKGTRLGIGQGVAHKIMVRPV from the coding sequence ATGGAAAATGAACATAAGGAGATTTACCATCAGTTTAAGGTGATTTTCGAACAGGAAGGCATTGATAGGATTGGTGAGCGCCTCCGTATACTTGATGTGTTTCTCGATTTAGAGGATCATCCAACTGCCGCCGAACTCACATCTGTACTTAAAGGTAAAGGACTTGATTTTTCTGAGGATTTTGTTTCAGAGAATCTGAAACTATTTACTCGGTTTGGTTTTGCTAATGAGAAGGATTTTAAGGATCAGCCTCCCCGATATGAGCACCTCCATTTAGGTAGTCATCATGACCATCTTGTCTGCATCCGTTGTGGAAAGATTCTAGAGTTCTATGACCCCGAAATCGAAACCCTTCAGGCACAACTGGCGAGAAAGAAAGGGTTCCATGACCTTCAGCATAGGATGGAAATATATGGTCTCTGTTCTGATTGTTTTGGAAAAAGGGAACCCATCATGCCATTGACGATGGTATCGCCAGGTGAAAAGGTTCGAATCGAAGCCTTTAACAGTGGGAGGGGGATAGCTCGAAGATTAACAGATATGGGACTCAATATAGGTACCGAGGTCCAGGTTATCAGTAAGGGAAGCCCTGGCCCTTTTCTGATCGCTGTTAAGGGTACACGTCTGGGCATAGGTCAGGGAGTTGCACACAAGATCATGGTTAGGCCTGTATAA